One stretch of Brachyspira suanatina DNA includes these proteins:
- a CDS encoding P27 family phage terminase small subunit yields MLGDADLSAFELLCLHYGDAMNLYEAMINEGGSIAGYLAGKNSQTMGEYLAYHKAITAYTKMLTEFGLTPASKKKVPAPDTIEEDDPLEKMING; encoded by the coding sequence ATGCTTGGAGATGCCGATTTATCAGCATTTGAACTTTTATGTCTGCATTATGGTGATGCTATGAATCTTTATGAAGCTATGATTAATGAAGGCGGTTCTATAGCTGGATATTTAGCAGGTAAAAACTCTCAAACAATGGGCGAATATTTAGCATATCATAAAGCTATAACAGCATATACTAAAATGCTTACCGAGTTCGGTTTAACTCCTGCTTCTAAAAAGAAAGTTCCTGCACCTGACACTATAGAAGAGGATGATCCGCTTGAAAAAATGATAAATGGTTAA
- a CDS encoding phage portal protein produces MSVIKNIGNYIKKWLFPDFSHIDGSNFLSIQNDKTLSAVNPNTALTFSTVFACVRVIAETIATLPLFVYKINGNNKVKAKDHSLYSLLHDSPNEECTSVSFIESLITQILLQGNGFVEVVRDNFNRVTELYLIDSNKIRIFRNSNGNKMFEYSDDGKIITLSPLQVMHIAGLGWNGVIGYSPIAMLRKQIATGLYQDNFALDFFSNGVKKVPIISHPQKLSSDAKKNLKESFREAWEKGIVVLEEGMKIEPVTMNLSDAQFLESRRFSVEEICRVFRVPPHLIGDLSRSTNNNIEHQSIEFVTHTIRPWCVRIEKALNGYLLSGLERKKYNIEFNLDGLLRGDTLTRQQANQIKL; encoded by the coding sequence ATGTCTGTAATAAAAAATATAGGGAATTATATAAAAAAATGGCTATTTCCTGATTTTAGCCATATAGATGGAAGTAATTTTTTATCAATTCAAAATGATAAAACTCTATCAGCAGTCAATCCTAATACTGCTTTAACTTTCTCTACAGTATTTGCATGCGTGAGAGTTATAGCTGAAACAATAGCAACTTTACCTCTTTTTGTATATAAAATAAATGGGAATAATAAAGTAAAAGCTAAAGATCATTCTTTATACAGCTTATTACATGACTCACCTAATGAAGAATGCACATCAGTATCATTTATAGAAAGTCTAATCACTCAAATACTTTTGCAAGGCAACGGTTTTGTAGAAGTAGTAAGAGATAATTTCAACAGGGTAACAGAACTTTATTTAATAGATTCTAATAAAATACGCATTTTTAGAAATTCAAACGGCAATAAAATGTTTGAATATTCCGATGACGGAAAAATAATCACTTTATCTCCATTACAAGTTATGCATATAGCAGGACTTGGATGGAACGGAGTGATAGGATACAGTCCAATAGCTATGCTCCGCAAGCAGATAGCTACAGGGCTTTATCAAGATAATTTCGCATTAGATTTCTTTTCTAATGGTGTTAAAAAAGTTCCAATTATTTCACATCCGCAAAAATTAAGTTCAGATGCTAAAAAAAACTTAAAAGAAAGCTTCAGAGAGGCTTGGGAAAAAGGTATAGTTGTTCTTGAAGAAGGAATGAAAATAGAGCCTGTGACAATGAATTTGTCAGATGCTCAGTTTCTGGAAAGCCGAAGATTTTCAGTAGAGGAAATATGCCGAGTGTTCCGTGTACCTCCTCATTTAATCGGTGATTTAAGCAGAAGTACAAATAATAATATAGAACATCAAAGTATAGAGTTTGTTACTCATACCATAAGACCTTGGTGCGTTCGTATAGAAAAAGCATTAAACGGCTATTTATTAAGCGGATTAGAAAGAAAAAAATATAATATAGAGTTTAATTTGGATGGACTTTTAAGAGGTGATACTCTTACAAGACAGCAAGCAAATCAAATCAAATTAAA
- a CDS encoding DNA-methyltransferase: MVRKVVIGNCTLLKGNCEEVMEELESNSINAVASDPPYLYLKHKLDIPFNEDKVFGEWKRLLKNNSMIAFFGRGDAFFRWNLMLDKLGFKFKENAVWEKENASNYLNNFLRIHEDISFRSLGNANLRKEYVDYLEYQINKNKLDRIIDIWKGLRSALNSKDKDDVIKYIETGIKEFNYETKRKYEITARKHQGAKRGVNLFQSVKVGKIETSIMRCNREQYQYQHPTQKPVALMERIVKLVSDENDTILDPFMGGGSTGVACINTNRKFIGIELDDEYFDTAVKRVSKAYQDKQEELLDKKAA, encoded by the coding sequence ATGGTTAGGAAAGTTGTTATTGGAAACTGTACTTTACTTAAGGGAAATTGTGAAGAGGTTATGGAAGAATTAGAAAGTAATTCTATAAATGCTGTAGCATCAGATCCACCGTATTTATATTTAAAGCATAAACTAGATATACCTTTCAATGAAGATAAAGTATTTGGAGAATGGAAAAGATTATTAAAAAATAATTCTATGATAGCATTTTTTGGAAGAGGAGATGCTTTTTTCAGATGGAACTTAATGCTTGACAAATTAGGTTTCAAGTTTAAAGAAAATGCTGTATGGGAAAAAGAAAATGCTTCTAATTATCTAAATAATTTTTTAAGAATACATGAAGATATTTCTTTTCGCAGTTTAGGGAATGCTAATTTAAGAAAGGAATATGTTGACTATTTAGAATATCAAATTAATAAAAATAAATTAGATAGAATTATAGATATTTGGAAAGGTTTAAGAAGTGCATTAAACAGTAAAGATAAAGATGATGTTATTAAATATATAGAAACAGGCATCAAAGAGTTTAATTATGAAACTAAAAGAAAATATGAAATAACAGCAAGAAAACATCAAGGTGCAAAAAGAGGAGTTAATTTATTTCAGTCAGTAAAAGTTGGAAAAATAGAAACATCTATTATGCGTTGTAATAGAGAGCAGTATCAATATCAGCATCCAACGCAAAAACCTGTTGCTTTAATGGAGAGAATAGTGAAATTAGTTTCAGATGAGAACGATACTATATTAGATCCATTTATGGGCGGAGGCAGTACAGGAGTAGCATGCATTAATACTAATAGGAAGTTTATAGGTATAGAGCTTGATGATGAATATTTTGATACAGCAGTCAAAAGAGTAAGTAAAGCATATCAAGATAAACAAGAGGAGTTGCTTGATAAAAAAGCAGCATAA
- a CDS encoding terminase TerL endonuclease subunit, protein MYTYEEYINKVINKELPVCQAAFLSVKRHLDDIEKSKNNDYPFYFDENEAKRPITFIQSLVHTKGEWANHNIILEPWEQFIIASIFGWRRKENKLRRYKKAYVQVSRKNGKTTFASGIGNYCFFCDSPAEAGVEIYYIATKKDQAKIAWSESERQIRKAKALNKEAITYKQTSTITKKKDTASKSKPLGQDSNTEDGLNPHLVIVDEYHAHPDNELLNVLESGMGARRQPLIFIITTAGFDKSSVCFSEYEYAKQVLQGSLNNDEYFTIIYEPDNINDIWVFMSEYKEKLNKNEDVSKQEELINKIIFQANPNINVSVKDSYLKSRLLEGLDKPIQRTDILTKNLNVWTQASEVWISSDRWLKSYSHQNININELKGRKACIGLDLATTRDIAAYVLCFDSIDNGPYILLPRFFMPQENIRQRSKEDRVPYELWASQGLITLTSGDIIDFDVIESSILNDAAYFEIIEIAYDPWKAIEIVTHLESEGFKMEQVRQSFAVGGLSEGTSLFEKTIDERKLLHGNNAVLNWMISCCEVKTDGRDNYLPVKPDRRRSYKRIDGVVASIMALHRVIKNHFEDTTSIYESEGVFTL, encoded by the coding sequence ATGTATACTTATGAAGAATATATCAATAAAGTTATAAATAAAGAATTACCAGTCTGTCAAGCTGCTTTTTTATCTGTGAAAAGGCATTTGGACGATATAGAAAAATCAAAAAATAATGATTATCCTTTTTATTTTGATGAGAACGAAGCTAAACGTCCTATTACTTTTATTCAATCTTTAGTACATACGAAAGGAGAATGGGCAAATCATAATATTATACTAGAGCCTTGGGAACAGTTTATAATAGCAAGTATATTCGGATGGAGAAGAAAGGAAAATAAACTCAGACGTTACAAAAAAGCATATGTTCAAGTGAGCAGGAAGAATGGAAAAACTACTTTTGCATCTGGCATTGGTAATTATTGTTTTTTCTGCGACAGTCCTGCAGAGGCTGGAGTTGAAATATACTATATAGCTACTAAAAAAGATCAAGCGAAAATTGCATGGAGTGAAAGCGAAAGGCAAATAAGAAAAGCAAAAGCTCTTAATAAAGAAGCGATTACATATAAACAAACTTCTACAATTACAAAGAAAAAAGATACTGCCTCAAAATCCAAACCGCTTGGACAGGACAGCAATACTGAAGACGGATTAAATCCGCATTTAGTTATAGTAGATGAATACCATGCTCATCCTGATAATGAATTATTAAATGTTCTTGAATCTGGAATGGGAGCTAGAAGGCAGCCTCTTATATTTATAATTACTACGGCTGGATTTGATAAATCTTCAGTATGTTTTTCTGAATATGAATATGCAAAGCAAGTATTACAAGGTTCATTAAATAATGATGAGTATTTTACTATAATATACGAGCCTGATAACATCAATGATATTTGGGTATTTATGTCTGAATATAAAGAAAAGTTAAATAAAAATGAAGATGTTTCAAAGCAGGAAGAATTAATAAATAAAATTATTTTTCAAGCTAATCCTAATATAAATGTTTCTGTAAAAGACAGTTACCTAAAATCTAGGCTTTTAGAAGGACTAGATAAACCTATTCAAAGAACAGATATTCTTACAAAGAACTTGAATGTTTGGACACAGGCAAGCGAGGTTTGGATTTCTTCTGACAGGTGGCTTAAATCTTATTCACATCAAAATATAAATATAAATGAATTAAAAGGCAGGAAGGCATGTATTGGTTTAGATTTGGCAACGACAAGAGATATAGCGGCTTATGTTTTATGTTTTGATTCTATTGATAATGGTCCATATATACTTCTGCCACGATTCTTTATGCCTCAAGAAAATATCAGGCAGCGTTCTAAAGAGGACAGAGTACCTTATGAATTATGGGCTTCTCAAGGTTTAATTACTTTAACAAGCGGTGATATAATAGATTTTGATGTTATAGAATCTTCAATCTTAAATGATGCTGCATATTTTGAAATTATAGAAATAGCTTATGACCCTTGGAAAGCTATTGAAATAGTAACACACTTAGAAAGCGAAGGCTTCAAAATGGAACAGGTTAGGCAGTCTTTTGCTGTTGGAGGTTTATCTGAAGGAACTTCTTTATTTGAAAAAACTATAGATGAACGAAAACTTTTACATGGTAATAATGCAGTTCTTAATTGGATGATAAGCTGCTGTGAAGTAAAAACAGATGGTAGAGATAATTATCTTCCTGTAAAACCTGACAGAAGAAGATCATATAAAAGAATAGATGGTGTTGTAGCCTCTATTATGGCTCTTCATAGAGTGATTAAAAATCATTTTGAAGATACGACAAGTATTTATGAAAGCGAAGGTGTATTTACCTTATAA